The following coding sequences are from one Pseudonocardia sp. EC080619-01 window:
- the rpsN gene encoding 30S ribosomal protein S14 has protein sequence MATQGQIAKNERRKEIVARYAERRAELKAVIARPSATGEERAAAAAELRRQPRDASATRVRNRDSVDGRPRGHLRKFGVSRVRLRELAHDGALPGVRKSSW, from the coding sequence ATGGCCACGCAGGGGCAGATCGCCAAGAACGAACGGCGCAAGGAGATCGTCGCGCGGTACGCCGAGCGGCGGGCCGAGCTCAAGGCGGTGATCGCGCGCCCGTCGGCGACCGGGGAGGAGCGGGCGGCCGCCGCCGCCGAGCTCCGCCGCCAGCCGCGGGACGCCAGTGCCACCCGGGTCCGCAACCGCGACTCGGTCGACGGTCGTCCGCGGGGTCACCTCCGCAAGTTCGGGGTGTCCCGGGTCCGGCTGCGGGAGCTGGCCCACGACGGGGCGCTGCCCGGCGTCCGGAAGTCGAGTTGGTGA
- the rpmG gene encoding 50S ribosomal protein L33: MAKATDVRPKITLACEECKNRNYITKKNRRNDPDRLEIKKFCRNCGTHRAHRETR; this comes from the coding sequence ATGGCCAAGGCCACGGACGTGCGGCCGAAGATCACTCTGGCCTGCGAGGAGTGCAAGAACCGCAACTACATCACCAAGAAGAACCGGCGGAACGACCCCGACCGGCTCGAGATCAAGAAGTTCTGCCGGAACTGCGGCACCCACCGGGCGCACCGCGAGACCCGCTGA
- a CDS encoding MaoC family dehydratase N-terminal domain-containing protein → MVDQSWVGRELDPVGPYQVGREKIREFAVAIGDGDPLFHDLDAARAAGHPDLVAPPTFPVCFTMPVIEEFLKDPAFGWDYTRMVHGDQHIAYRRPIRAGDELTTVVHVDELRTRAGNHMLTLRCEVSDATGEPVATTRSMVVSPAGEAGE, encoded by the coding sequence GTGGTCGACCAGTCCTGGGTCGGGCGTGAGCTCGACCCGGTCGGGCCGTACCAGGTCGGTCGGGAGAAGATCCGCGAGTTCGCCGTCGCCATCGGTGACGGCGATCCGCTGTTCCACGACCTCGACGCGGCTCGCGCGGCCGGGCACCCCGATCTCGTCGCTCCGCCGACGTTCCCGGTCTGCTTCACCATGCCGGTCATCGAGGAGTTCCTGAAGGACCCCGCGTTCGGCTGGGACTACACCCGCATGGTCCACGGTGACCAGCACATCGCGTACCGTCGGCCGATCCGCGCCGGCGACGAGCTGACCACGGTCGTGCACGTCGACGAGCTCCGCACCCGTGCCGGGAACCACATGCTGACCCTGCGCTGTGAGGTGTCCGACGCCACGGGCGAGCCGGTCGCCACCACGCGCAGCATGGTCGTCTCGCCCGCCGGGGAGGCCGGCGAATGA
- a CDS encoding MaoC family dehydratase, producing MTGRLTPETAAAVQKGDDLPSFQVQVTRSDLVRYAAASGDLNPIHWSDRIASAAGLPGVIAHGMLSMALAARVLTAWTGDPAAVLSYGTRFTRPVVVPDDDTGATVELGGTVSEVREDGDRRVAVVDLRAVFDGKTVLGRARAEVLLPSAPDR from the coding sequence ATGACCGGCCGACTGACCCCGGAGACCGCCGCGGCGGTGCAGAAGGGCGACGACCTGCCGTCGTTCCAGGTGCAGGTCACGCGCTCGGACCTCGTCCGGTACGCCGCGGCGTCGGGTGATCTCAACCCGATCCACTGGAGCGACCGGATCGCCTCCGCCGCGGGCCTGCCCGGCGTCATCGCGCACGGGATGCTCTCGATGGCGCTCGCGGCCCGCGTGCTCACCGCCTGGACCGGCGACCCCGCGGCCGTGCTGAGCTACGGCACCCGCTTCACGCGCCCCGTCGTCGTCCCGGACGACGACACCGGCGCCACCGTCGAACTCGGCGGCACGGTGTCCGAGGTCCGGGAGGACGGTGACCGCCGGGTCGCCGTCGTCGACCTCCGGGCCGTGTTCGACGGGAAGACGGTGCTGGGCCGTGCCCGTGCCGAGGTCCTGCTGCCGTCGGCGCCGGACCGATAA
- the secE gene encoding preprotein translocase subunit SecE, translated as MSDEHEPGSGQERPSNAADRRGRRAARSGSGETPSKGRVTPTRATATKEKKASPFARIARFLREVVAELRKVIWPNRSQMVKYTIAVLVFVTFMVTLVFLLDSAFAEGVALLFGN; from the coding sequence GTGAGCGACGAGCACGAGCCGGGGTCCGGGCAGGAGCGCCCGAGCAACGCCGCCGACCGTCGTGGGCGGCGGGCAGCCCGGTCCGGATCGGGTGAGACCCCGTCCAAGGGGCGGGTCACCCCGACCCGGGCGACGGCCACCAAGGAGAAGAAGGCGTCGCCGTTCGCGCGGATCGCCCGCTTCCTGCGTGAGGTCGTCGCCGAGCTCCGCAAGGTCATCTGGCCGAACCGTTCCCAGATGGTCAAGTACACCATCGCCGTCCTCGTCTTCGTGACGTTCATGGTGACCCTGGTGTTCCTGCTCGACTCGGCGTTCGCCGAGGGCGTCGCGCTGCTGTTCGGCAACTGA
- the nusG gene encoding transcription termination/antitermination protein NusG — MTSDSNAYDETADEAALDAVAEHTADETLPEQSVQDADTEAAHGDDAVSGDYTAADDESTAGAAAETLDGAGDEPAADAATDESDGTATDEPAADEPAEDVDPEEELRAALRRAPGDWYVVHSYAGYENKVKSNLETRAQTLDVEDYIFQVEVPTEEVTEIKNGQRKKVQRKVLPGYILVRMELNDQSWGAVRNTPGVTGFVGATSKPSPLTVNEVVKFLLPKTEAPKKEAEAGKPAAAGAAATTGGSSTVEVDFEVGESVTVMDGPFATLPASISEVNIDAQKLKVLVSIFGRETPVELGFNQVSKI, encoded by the coding sequence GTGACCTCCGACAGCAACGCGTACGACGAGACGGCCGACGAGGCCGCGCTCGACGCCGTCGCCGAGCACACGGCCGACGAGACGCTGCCCGAGCAGTCCGTCCAGGACGCCGACACCGAGGCGGCCCACGGTGACGACGCCGTCTCCGGCGACTACACCGCCGCCGACGACGAGTCGACCGCCGGTGCCGCCGCGGAGACGCTGGACGGTGCGGGCGACGAGCCGGCCGCCGACGCCGCGACCGACGAGAGCGACGGCACCGCGACCGACGAGCCCGCGGCCGACGAGCCGGCGGAGGACGTCGACCCGGAGGAGGAGCTGCGCGCCGCGCTGCGCCGCGCCCCCGGCGACTGGTACGTCGTCCACTCGTACGCCGGCTACGAGAACAAGGTGAAGTCGAACCTCGAGACGCGAGCACAGACCCTCGACGTCGAGGACTACATCTTCCAGGTCGAGGTGCCGACCGAAGAGGTCACCGAGATCAAGAACGGGCAGCGCAAGAAGGTCCAGCGCAAGGTGCTGCCCGGCTACATCCTGGTGCGGATGGAGCTGAACGACCAGTCCTGGGGCGCGGTGCGGAACACCCCGGGCGTGACCGGTTTCGTCGGTGCCACGTCCAAGCCGTCGCCGCTGACCGTCAACGAGGTCGTCAAGTTCCTGCTGCCCAAGACCGAGGCCCCCAAGAAGGAGGCCGAGGCGGGCAAGCCGGCTGCCGCAGGCGCCGCCGCCACCACCGGTGGATCCTCCACCGTCGAGGTCGACTTCGAGGTCGGCGAGTCGGTCACCGTCATGGACGGGCCGTTCGCGACGCTCCCCGCGAGCATCAGCGAGGTCAACATCGACGCCCAGAAGCTCAAGGTGCTGGTCTCGATCTTCGGCCGGGAGACCCCGGTCGAGCTCGGGTTCAACCAGGTCTCCAAGATCTGA
- the rplK gene encoding 50S ribosomal protein L11 — protein sequence MPPKKRKLSAIIKLQIQAGAATPAPPVGPALGQHGVNIMEFCKAYNAATEAQRGNVVPVEISVFEDRSFTFELKTPPAAKLLLKAAGVDKGSGEPHKTKVATVTMAQVREIAETKMRDLNANDLDQAAKIIAGTARSMGITVDG from the coding sequence ATGCCCCCCAAGAAGCGGAAGCTCTCCGCGATCATCAAGCTCCAGATCCAGGCCGGCGCCGCGACGCCGGCCCCGCCGGTCGGCCCCGCGCTGGGTCAGCACGGCGTGAACATCATGGAGTTCTGCAAGGCCTACAACGCGGCGACCGAGGCCCAGCGCGGCAACGTCGTGCCGGTCGAGATCTCCGTGTTCGAGGACCGCTCGTTCACCTTCGAGCTCAAGACCCCGCCGGCGGCGAAGCTGCTGCTCAAGGCCGCGGGCGTCGACAAGGGCTCCGGCGAGCCGCACAAGACCAAGGTCGCCACCGTCACGATGGCGCAGGTCCGCGAGATCGCCGAGACCAAGATGAGGGACCTCAACGCCAACGACCTCGACCAGGCCGCCAAGATCATCGCCGGCACCGCCCGGTCGATGGGCATCACGGTCGACGGCTGA
- the rplA gene encoding 50S ribosomal protein L1 gives MAQRSKAYREAAAKIDADRLYSPLAATKLAQDTSSRNTDSTVEVALRLGVDPRKADQMVRGTVNLPHGTGKSVRVIVFATGDKAVEAEAAGADAVGAEDLIERIQGGWLEFDAAIATPDQMAKVGRIARILGPRGLMPNPKTGTVTPDVTKAVNEIKGGKVSFRVDKQANLHMIIGKASFDTDKLVENYGAALDEIMRLKPSAAKGRYVKKITFSTTSGPGIPVDPNRTRNLLSEDAEETV, from the coding sequence ATGGCACAGCGCAGCAAGGCCTATCGCGAGGCCGCCGCGAAGATCGACGCGGACCGCCTCTACTCGCCGCTCGCGGCGACCAAGCTGGCCCAGGACACCTCCAGCCGCAACACCGACTCGACCGTCGAGGTCGCGCTGCGGCTGGGTGTCGACCCCCGGAAGGCGGACCAGATGGTCCGCGGGACCGTGAACCTGCCGCACGGTACCGGCAAGTCCGTCCGGGTGATCGTGTTCGCCACCGGTGACAAGGCCGTCGAGGCCGAGGCCGCCGGTGCGGACGCCGTGGGCGCCGAGGACCTGATCGAGCGGATCCAGGGCGGGTGGCTCGAGTTCGACGCCGCCATCGCGACCCCGGACCAGATGGCCAAGGTCGGCCGGATCGCGCGCATCCTGGGCCCGCGTGGCCTGATGCCGAACCCGAAGACCGGCACCGTCACCCCGGACGTCACCAAGGCCGTCAACGAGATCAAGGGCGGCAAGGTCAGCTTCCGGGTCGACAAGCAGGCCAACCTGCACATGATCATCGGGAAGGCCTCGTTCGACACCGACAAGCTGGTGGAGAACTACGGCGCCGCCCTCGACGAGATCATGCGGCTCAAGCCGTCGGCCGCCAAGGGCCGCTACGTCAAGAAGATCACCTTCTCGACGACCTCCGGCCCGGGCATCCCGGTCGACCCGAACCGCACCCGCAACCTCCTCTCGGAGGACGCGGAGGAGACGGTCTGA
- a CDS encoding CaiB/BaiF CoA-transferase family protein has protein sequence MTRGKGPLAGLKVIELAGIGPGPHAAMILGDLGADVVRIDRPSGGFSPGSGDAPDPTVRGRRTVTADLKDPAGRETVLRLVEKADVLLEGYRPGVTERLGVGPDDCRTRNPRLVYGRMTGWGQDGPMAPRAGHDINYISMTGALHAIGRAGERPVPPLNLVGDFGGGSMLLVVGVLAALWEARASGEGQVVDAAMVDGVSVLNQMFWGFLGQGAWTDEKDSNLLDGHAPFYDTYACADGGYMAVGALEPQFYAQLLTGLGLTDDELGHQYDRAGWPAMRARFTEVFASKPRDEWAAVFEGTDACTTPVLSFGEAAEDAHLAARGTIVTADGVPQAAPAPRFSRTGTATATQGTGPEDVDAVLADWV, from the coding sequence GTGACACGGGGCAAGGGTCCGCTGGCCGGACTGAAGGTGATCGAGCTGGCCGGGATCGGGCCCGGACCGCACGCGGCGATGATCCTCGGGGATCTCGGCGCCGACGTGGTCCGCATCGACCGGCCGTCCGGCGGGTTCTCACCGGGATCGGGCGACGCGCCCGACCCGACGGTCCGCGGGCGGCGCACCGTCACCGCGGACCTCAAGGACCCCGCGGGCCGGGAGACCGTGCTGCGGCTGGTCGAGAAGGCCGACGTCCTGCTGGAGGGCTACCGGCCGGGGGTCACCGAGCGCCTCGGCGTCGGGCCCGACGACTGCCGCACCCGCAACCCGCGGCTGGTCTACGGCCGGATGACGGGGTGGGGCCAGGACGGCCCGATGGCCCCCCGCGCCGGGCACGACATCAACTACATCTCGATGACGGGCGCGCTGCACGCCATCGGGCGTGCCGGTGAGCGCCCGGTCCCGCCGCTGAACCTGGTCGGCGACTTCGGCGGCGGCTCGATGCTGCTGGTCGTCGGCGTGCTGGCCGCGCTCTGGGAGGCCAGGGCGTCCGGTGAGGGCCAGGTCGTCGACGCCGCGATGGTCGACGGCGTCAGCGTGCTGAACCAGATGTTCTGGGGCTTCCTCGGGCAGGGCGCGTGGACCGACGAGAAGGACTCCAACCTGCTCGACGGGCACGCCCCGTTCTACGACACCTACGCCTGCGCCGACGGCGGGTACATGGCCGTCGGGGCGCTGGAGCCGCAGTTCTACGCCCAGCTCCTCACCGGTCTCGGGCTGACCGACGACGAGCTCGGCCACCAGTACGACCGGGCGGGCTGGCCCGCGATGCGGGCCCGCTTCACCGAGGTGTTCGCGTCGAAGCCGCGGGACGAGTGGGCCGCGGTCTTCGAGGGCACCGACGCCTGCACCACCCCGGTACTCTCCTTCGGCGAGGCCGCCGAGGACGCGCACCTGGCCGCGCGGGGCACGATCGTCACCGCGGACGGCGTCCCGCAGGCCGCGCCCGCGCCCCGGTTCTCCCGGACCGGCACCGCGACCGCGACGCAGGGCACCGGCCCGGAGGACGTCGACGCCGTCCTCGCCGACTGGGTCTGA
- a CDS encoding response regulator transcription factor, translated as MPAEPHVVVIVDDHALFSQGLALLLESRAGDTFRVAGSATAGEEAVALVGKHRAGIAIVDLALPPLGGVETIRRIKAAYPATKVLALSGTEDLDLAAASLRAGADGYLGKSADPEVLVAPLLSIAAGVRVLRAELLDALLAASDRTADGLLDRLGDRDIELWTLLARGLETADIARPLLVSERTAKRMIASLLHKLGATNRIEAAALAGRCGLLDEDPADRP; from the coding sequence GTGCCCGCCGAGCCGCACGTCGTCGTCATCGTCGACGACCACGCCCTCTTCTCCCAGGGGCTCGCCCTGCTGCTCGAGTCCCGCGCCGGTGACACCTTCCGGGTCGCCGGGTCGGCCACCGCCGGGGAGGAGGCGGTCGCGCTCGTCGGGAAGCACCGTGCGGGGATCGCGATCGTCGACCTGGCCCTGCCACCGCTCGGCGGGGTGGAGACCATCCGCCGGATCAAGGCCGCGTACCCCGCGACGAAGGTGCTCGCGCTGTCCGGCACCGAGGACCTCGACCTGGCCGCGGCGTCGCTGCGGGCCGGTGCGGACGGCTACCTCGGCAAGTCGGCGGACCCCGAGGTGCTCGTCGCGCCGCTGCTGTCGATCGCCGCCGGGGTGCGGGTGCTGCGGGCCGAGCTGCTCGACGCGCTGCTCGCGGCCTCCGACCGCACCGCCGACGGCCTGCTCGACCGGCTCGGTGACCGCGACATCGAGCTGTGGACACTGCTCGCCCGTGGCCTGGAGACCGCCGACATCGCCCGGCCGCTGCTGGTGAGCGAGCGCACGGCGAAGCGCATGATCGCGTCGCTGCTGCACAAGCTGGGTGCGACGAACCGGATCGAGGCCGCCGCGCTGGCCGGGCGCTGCGGGCTGCTCGACGAGGACCCGGCCGACCGGCCCTGA
- a CDS encoding sensor histidine kinase KdpD, giving the protein MTTSTAATRPSDQLPERTTEERTAVVLRLCVVLAAVVLIVLRPELAGERVVLATVLIGLTAVYAAVLAATSVLRGTLPVRPAVLTGLDGVLGVVACWLTGGLASPMVATLPLVVIAIALRGGDRVGRAAALALGAGYTAAALFGSATGTSLLGRVVAGVWWTGFLFATAVLVGVLVRLLERQLADIATTRARAESEHERYLSERELRDRIVSQSRARLDGARVVLHEFRTPVASLTALSADLAQERLTGDAARTASRLLADHAAHLQDMLDGLADLAVADGSPLGRNRPRRIPLADLADAVLDSAGISAERRRPVVTPPDAAVHCDPQRLRRLLTNLAENAARHSGDEPVDLHLAHDGATLTAEVRDRGPGLPEGQEGVVTAKGVALGERRGTAGLGLWIAEALASAMDGELSLLPRDGGGLTARLTLPLPPA; this is encoded by the coding sequence ATGACCACCAGCACCGCCGCCACCAGGCCCTCCGACCAGCTACCGGAGCGGACGACCGAGGAGCGCACGGCCGTCGTCCTGCGGTTGTGCGTGGTGCTCGCGGCGGTCGTGCTGATCGTGCTGCGCCCCGAGCTCGCCGGGGAGCGGGTCGTCCTCGCCACGGTGCTGATCGGGCTGACGGCGGTCTACGCCGCGGTGCTGGCGGCGACGTCGGTGCTGCGCGGGACCCTGCCGGTCCGCCCGGCCGTGCTGACCGGGCTGGACGGGGTGCTCGGCGTCGTCGCGTGCTGGCTGACCGGCGGTCTGGCGAGCCCGATGGTCGCGACCCTGCCGCTGGTCGTCATCGCGATCGCGCTGCGCGGCGGTGACCGGGTCGGCCGGGCCGCCGCCCTCGCGCTCGGGGCCGGGTACACCGCGGCGGCGCTGTTCGGCTCGGCAACGGGCACGTCGCTGCTCGGCCGGGTCGTCGCCGGCGTATGGTGGACCGGGTTCCTGTTCGCGACGGCCGTGCTCGTCGGGGTGCTGGTCCGGCTGCTGGAACGCCAGCTCGCCGACATCGCCACCACCCGGGCCCGTGCCGAGAGCGAGCACGAGCGGTACCTGTCCGAGCGGGAGCTGCGCGACCGGATCGTCTCGCAGAGCCGGGCCCGGCTCGACGGGGCGCGGGTCGTGCTGCACGAGTTCCGCACCCCGGTCGCCTCCCTGACCGCGCTCTCGGCCGACCTCGCCCAGGAACGGCTGACCGGTGACGCCGCCCGGACGGCGTCGCGGCTGCTCGCCGACCACGCCGCCCACCTGCAGGACATGCTCGACGGGCTGGCCGATCTCGCCGTCGCCGACGGCAGCCCGCTCGGCCGCAACCGGCCCCGCCGGATCCCGCTCGCCGATCTCGCCGACGCCGTCCTCGACTCGGCCGGGATCAGCGCGGAGCGGCGGCGCCCCGTCGTCACACCGCCCGACGCCGCCGTCCACTGCGACCCGCAGCGGCTGCGGCGGCTGCTCACCAACCTCGCCGAGAACGCCGCCCGGCACAGCGGCGACGAGCCGGTGGACCTCCACCTGGCACACGACGGCGCCACCCTCACCGCCGAGGTCCGCGACCGCGGCCCCGGCCTGCCCGAGGGGCAGGAGGGCGTGGTGACGGCGAAGGGCGTGGCGCTGGGGGAGCGGCGCGGCACCGCGGGGCTGGGCCTGTGGATCGCCGAGGCGCTCGCGTCGGCGATGGACGGCGAGCTCAGCCTGCTCCCGCGCGACGGCGGCGGGCTCACCGCACGCCTCACCCTGCCGCTCCCGCCGGCCTGA
- a CDS encoding NDMA-dependent alcohol dehydrogenase encodes MRTTAAVLWEPGGKWELEEVELDGPSAGEVMVELTASGLCHSDEHLVTGDLPAVLPMVGGHEGAGRVIEVGPGVTDLEVGDPVVMTFLPSCGRCPYCAKGLPNLCNDGAGATLGPQLDGTYRFHARGEDIGQMCLLGTFAKHTVVPVKSVVKIDEGFPLDLAALVGCGVTTGFGSAVRTAELRAGDAAVVVGVGGIGANAVQGARVAGCRYVVAVDPVELKRERARELGATHVAASIDEAWEIVSEVTRGQMADAAILCTGVAAGAELQPLLQLVGKRGRVVVTALANAEEETATLSLLDLTLYEKQIRGALFGSSAAQHDVPRLLEMHNLGQLRLRELITREYTLDQVNEGYEDMRSGRNIRGLIRYR; translated from the coding sequence ATGCGGACGACGGCAGCGGTGCTGTGGGAACCGGGCGGCAAGTGGGAGCTCGAGGAGGTCGAGCTCGACGGGCCGAGCGCCGGTGAGGTGATGGTGGAGCTGACGGCCTCCGGGCTGTGTCACTCCGACGAGCACCTGGTCACCGGGGACCTCCCGGCCGTGCTCCCCATGGTGGGCGGGCACGAGGGCGCGGGCCGGGTGATCGAGGTGGGCCCGGGCGTCACCGACCTGGAGGTCGGCGACCCGGTCGTCATGACGTTCCTGCCGTCCTGCGGGCGCTGCCCGTACTGCGCCAAGGGCCTGCCGAACCTGTGCAACGACGGCGCGGGCGCCACCCTGGGCCCGCAGCTCGACGGCACCTACCGGTTCCACGCCCGTGGCGAGGACATCGGGCAGATGTGCCTGCTCGGCACGTTCGCGAAGCACACCGTGGTCCCCGTGAAGTCCGTGGTGAAGATCGACGAGGGCTTCCCGCTGGACCTGGCCGCGCTGGTCGGCTGCGGCGTGACCACCGGGTTCGGCTCGGCGGTGCGCACCGCCGAGCTGCGCGCCGGCGACGCGGCCGTGGTCGTCGGCGTCGGCGGGATCGGCGCGAACGCGGTGCAGGGCGCCCGGGTCGCGGGCTGCCGGTACGTCGTCGCCGTCGACCCGGTGGAGCTCAAGCGCGAGCGCGCGCGGGAGCTCGGCGCCACGCACGTCGCGGCGAGCATCGACGAGGCCTGGGAGATCGTCAGCGAGGTGACCCGCGGCCAGATGGCGGACGCCGCGATCCTGTGCACCGGCGTCGCGGCCGGCGCCGAGCTGCAGCCGCTGCTGCAGCTGGTCGGCAAGCGCGGCCGGGTCGTCGTCACCGCGCTGGCGAACGCCGAGGAGGAGACGGCGACGCTGTCGTTGCTGGACCTCACCCTCTACGAGAAGCAGATCCGCGGCGCACTGTTCGGCAGCTCGGCCGCTCAGCACGACGTGCCGCGGCTGCTCGAGATGCACAACCTCGGGCAGCTCCGGCTCCGGGAGCTCATCACCCGGGAGTACACACTCGACCAGGTCAACGAGGGTTACGAGGACATGCGGTCGGGGCGCAACATCAGGGGACTGATCAGGTACCGGTAA
- a CDS encoding R2-like ligand-binding oxidase produces the protein MTTTTRTIEHGKRDGFASLSAGRLRADSFPMRLFSKGNGKHWDPSAIDFTQDAEDFAAMTDDERWQTCALAAQFMAGEESVTQDLQPFVAAMAAEGRLGDEMYLTQFVYEEAKHTQAFRLWFDAVGMTGDLHSYIEHNEHYLEIFTRALPESLYALADDPSPANQLRASVTYNHVVEGTLALTGYFTWHKICAERGILPGMQKVIKHIGDDERRHMAWGTFTCRRHVAADDALWDVVDGRMQELMVPAMGVVTGTVDRWPDGQAPFGIDLNELAEYAMDKVGRRLGAIESARGADLLTIDADAEPERLEERFHAEDQRILAAAAAS, from the coding sequence TTGACCACCACCACGCGCACCATCGAGCACGGCAAGCGGGACGGGTTCGCGAGCCTGTCCGCGGGACGGCTGCGGGCCGACTCGTTCCCGATGCGGCTGTTCAGCAAGGGCAACGGGAAGCACTGGGACCCGTCGGCGATCGACTTCACGCAGGACGCCGAGGACTTCGCGGCGATGACCGACGACGAGCGCTGGCAGACCTGCGCGCTCGCCGCGCAGTTCATGGCCGGCGAGGAGTCGGTGACGCAGGACCTGCAGCCGTTCGTGGCCGCGATGGCCGCGGAGGGCAGGCTCGGCGACGAGATGTACCTGACCCAGTTCGTCTACGAGGAGGCCAAGCACACCCAGGCCTTCCGGCTGTGGTTCGACGCCGTCGGGATGACGGGTGACCTGCACTCCTACATCGAGCACAACGAGCACTACCTGGAGATCTTCACCCGGGCGCTGCCGGAGAGCCTGTACGCGCTCGCGGACGACCCGAGCCCTGCCAACCAGCTCCGCGCGTCGGTCACGTACAACCACGTCGTCGAGGGGACGCTCGCGCTGACCGGCTACTTCACCTGGCACAAGATCTGCGCCGAGCGCGGGATCCTCCCCGGGATGCAGAAGGTGATCAAGCACATCGGGGACGACGAGCGCCGCCACATGGCCTGGGGCACCTTCACCTGCCGCAGGCACGTCGCGGCCGACGACGCGCTCTGGGACGTCGTCGACGGCCGGATGCAGGAGCTCATGGTGCCGGCGATGGGTGTCGTCACCGGCACCGTCGACCGGTGGCCGGACGGGCAGGCGCCGTTCGGTATCGACCTGAACGAGCTGGCCGAGTACGCCATGGACAAGGTCGGACGACGGCTGGGCGCCATCGAGTCGGCCCGCGGCGCCGACCTGCTGACGATCGACGCCGACGCCGAACCCGAGCGGCTCGAGGAGCGGTTCCACGCCGAGGACCAGCGGATCCTCGCCGCGGCCGCCGCATCGTAG
- a CDS encoding oxygenase MpaB family protein, which produces MDTRPGRYDRRDELAAMDPEVSYVEIYRALSGLEFPWDVQQALSLALFRTYAVPSIGRLLAGTGEFTGRVQKRYDDTALILESVLANGFDHVEGRAAIRRMNQMHRSYDISNDDMRYVLATFVVVPLRWVDRWGWRRHTDVERVATANYYRRLGRHMGIRDVPETWQEFYALLDTYEAEHFGYDPGGRAVADATLGLATTFPPNHLLPAALSRGFVLSLMDTPLLDALGYPFPPKPARIAADLLLRARGTVVRRMPVRTEPFSVTESPNIRSYPSGYDVRELGTFPTCPVRHDGPRDTAV; this is translated from the coding sequence ATGGACACCCGGCCCGGACGGTACGACCGGCGCGACGAGCTCGCGGCGATGGACCCGGAGGTCTCCTACGTCGAGATCTACCGGGCGCTGTCCGGGCTGGAGTTCCCCTGGGACGTCCAGCAGGCGCTGTCGCTGGCGTTGTTCCGCACCTACGCGGTGCCCTCGATCGGACGGCTGCTCGCCGGCACCGGCGAGTTCACCGGGCGGGTGCAGAAGCGCTACGACGACACCGCCCTGATCCTGGAGTCGGTGCTGGCGAACGGCTTCGACCACGTCGAGGGCCGGGCCGCGATCCGCCGGATGAACCAGATGCACCGGTCCTACGACATCTCGAACGACGACATGCGCTACGTCCTGGCGACGTTCGTCGTCGTCCCGCTGCGGTGGGTGGACCGGTGGGGCTGGCGCCGGCACACCGACGTCGAGCGGGTCGCGACCGCGAACTACTACCGGCGGCTCGGCAGGCACATGGGGATCAGGGACGTCCCCGAGACCTGGCAGGAGTTCTACGCCCTCCTCGACACCTACGAGGCCGAGCACTTCGGCTACGACCCGGGCGGCCGGGCCGTCGCCGACGCGACCCTCGGGCTGGCGACGACGTTCCCGCCGAACCACCTGCTGCCGGCGGCGCTGAGCCGCGGGTTCGTGCTGTCCCTCATGGACACACCGCTGCTCGACGCCCTCGGGTACCCGTTCCCGCCGAAGCCCGCCCGGATCGCCGCCGACCTGCTCCTGCGGGCGCGGGGCACCGTCGTGCGGCGGATGCCGGTGCGGACCGAGCCCTTCTCCGTCACGGAGTCGCCCAACATCCGCAGCTACCCGAGCGGCTACGACGTCCGGGAGCTCGGCACGTTCCCGACCTGCCCGGTCCGGCACGACGGGCCCCGCGACACCGCGGTCTGA